A section of the Triticum dicoccoides isolate Atlit2015 ecotype Zavitan chromosome 7A, WEW_v2.0, whole genome shotgun sequence genome encodes:
- the LOC119332010 gene encoding quinone oxidoreductase PIG3-like translates to MLVVVTASPGGPEALQVHEVEDLPTPGDGEVLVVVGVAAVGVNRGDTVQWQGRYPPPAGASPYPGLECSGTIVALGAALGRRYQVCALPAYRRGVCREGGGSGRAAAPGDGGGVAD, encoded by the exons ATGCTGGTGGTGGTGACCGCGAGCCCCGGCGGGCCGGAGGCGCTGCAGGTGCATGAGGTCGAGGACCTCCCGACGCCGGGGGACGGCGAGGTGCTTGTCGTTGTCGGGGTGGCCGCCGTCGGCGTCAATCGCGGCGACACGGTCCAGTGGCAGGGCCGGTACCCGCCGCCGGCCGGCGCCTCGCCTTACCCGGGGCTCGAGTGCTCCGGCACCATAGTCGCTCTCGGGGCCGCGCTGGGCCGTCGGTACCAG GTGTGCGCGCTGCCTGCTTACCGGCGGGGGGTATGCAGAGAAGGTGGTGGTTCCGGCAGGGCAGCTGCTCCCGGTGATGGAGGGGGTGTCGCTGACTGA
- the LOC119334473 gene encoding bidirectional sugar transporter SWEET6b-like gives MVSADVARNIVGIIGNVISFGLFLSPVPTFWRIYKAKDVEEFKPDPYLATLMNCLLWFFYGLPIVHPNSTLVLTINGIGLVIEGAYIIMFIIYAAKNTRWKMLGVLAIEAAFMAAVVAGVLVGAHTHEKRSMIVGILCVIFGSIMYASPLTIMGKVIRTKSVEYMPFFLSLVNFLNGLCWMGYALIKFDIYITIPNALGTIFGLIQLILYGYYYRSTPKKGKIVELPTVLTKNAVTSGDLSVTIEK, from the exons ATGGTTTCCGCCGACGTGGCCCGCAACATCGTGGGCATCATTGGCAATGTCATCTCCTTCGGCCTCTTCCTCTCCCCTGT GCCGACGTTCTGGCGTATCTacaaggccaaggacgtggaggAGTTCAAGCCGGACCCCTACCTGGCGACGCTCATGAACTGCCTGCTCTGGTTCTTCTACGGGCTCCCTATCGTCCACCCCAACAGCACCCTCGTCCTCACCATCAACGGCATCGGCCTCGTCATCGAGGGCGCCTACATCATCATGTTCATCATCTATGCGGCCAAGAACACAAGG TGGAAGATGCTCGGCGTGCTCGCCATCGAGGCGGCGTTCATGGCTGCCGTGGTTGCCGGTGTGCTCGTCGGCGCCCACACCCATGAGAAGCGCTCCATGATCGTAGGCATCCTCTGCGTCATCTTCGGCTCCATCATGTACGCCTCCCCGCTCACCATCATG GGTAAAGTGATCAGGACCAAGAGTGTGGAGTACATGCCGTTCTTCCTGTCGCTGGTAAACTTCCTCAACGGTCTCTGCTGGATGGGCTATGCGCTCATCAAGTTTGACATCTACATCACG ATCCCCAATGCCCTCGGTACAATCTTTGGCCTCATCCAGCTGATCCTATACGGGTACTACTACAGATCGACCCCCAAGAAGGGCAAAATCGTCGAACTGCCCACCGTCCTCACCAAAAACGCCGTTACCAGTGGCGACCTCTCGGTCACCATTGAGAAATAA